From the genome of Amycolatopsis sp. NBC_01488, one region includes:
- the corA gene encoding magnesium/cobalt transporter CorA — translation MPAIPSLGGLRGRGNKGAVPVRPVPVPLSAYVVDCAVYVAGERLPGRWTHVEAIKEVRKRHEGFVWIGLHEPDSQQIQGIAETFGLHELAVEDALEAHQRPKLERYDDTLFLVVKTVRYVEHESPTTANEIVETGELMVFLGRDFVITVRHGNHSGLARLRRELDEDPERLKLGPSAVVHAIADHVVDHYLDVTGRIENDIDVMEAQVFAPRSQISAEQIYLMKREVLELRRAVMPLATPVQRLAEGYTRLVPDEVRSYFRDVADHLTTVSERVAAFDELLSTLVDATVAKISLQQNTDMRKITSWAAIITIPTMIAGIYGMNFDYMPELHWKFGYPLVITVILAICLLLYRIFRKNGWL, via the coding sequence ATGCCTGCCATTCCCTCGCTCGGCGGCCTTCGCGGCCGCGGCAACAAGGGCGCCGTCCCCGTCCGCCCGGTCCCGGTGCCGCTGTCCGCGTACGTCGTGGACTGCGCGGTGTACGTCGCGGGCGAGCGCCTGCCCGGCCGCTGGACGCACGTCGAAGCGATCAAAGAGGTCCGGAAGCGCCACGAGGGCTTCGTCTGGATCGGCCTGCACGAGCCGGACTCCCAGCAGATCCAGGGCATCGCGGAGACGTTCGGGCTGCACGAGCTGGCCGTCGAAGACGCGCTCGAAGCGCACCAGCGGCCGAAGTTGGAGCGCTACGACGACACGCTCTTCCTCGTGGTCAAGACCGTCCGGTACGTCGAACACGAGTCACCCACCACGGCGAACGAGATCGTCGAGACCGGCGAGCTGATGGTGTTCCTCGGCCGGGACTTCGTGATCACCGTCCGCCACGGGAACCACTCGGGCCTGGCACGCCTGCGCCGCGAGCTCGACGAGGATCCGGAGCGGCTGAAGCTCGGCCCGTCCGCGGTCGTGCACGCGATCGCCGACCACGTCGTCGACCACTACCTCGACGTCACGGGCCGCATCGAGAACGACATCGACGTCATGGAGGCGCAGGTCTTCGCGCCCCGCTCGCAGATCAGCGCCGAGCAGATCTACCTGATGAAGCGGGAGGTCCTCGAGCTGCGCCGGGCGGTGATGCCGCTCGCCACGCCGGTCCAGCGCCTGGCCGAGGGCTACACGCGGCTGGTGCCCGACGAGGTCCGCTCCTACTTCCGCGACGTCGCCGACCACCTCACGACCGTGTCCGAGCGGGTCGCGGCGTTCGACGAACTGCTGTCCACCCTGGTCGACGCGACCGTCGCGAAGATCTCCCTGCAGCAGAACACCGACATGCGCAAGATCACGTCGTGGGCGGCGATCATCACCATTCCGACGATGATCGCGGGCATCTACGGGATGAACTTCGACTACATGCCCGAGCTGCACTGGAAGTTCGGGTACCCGCTGGTGATCACCGTGATCCTGGCGATCTGCCTGTTGCTGTACCGAATATTCCGGAAGAACGGCTGGCTCTAG
- a CDS encoding MaoC family dehydratase: MQFGRYYEEFEVGAVYKHWPGKTVTEYDDHLFCLITMNHHPLHLDAHYAGETTDFGKNVVVGNYVYSLLLGMSVPDVSGKAIANLEVESLKHVKPTFHGDTIYGETEVLDKTPSKSKDDRGVVYVETRGYKQDGLIVCTFRRKVMVPKRSYGETRGGEQPGRPVPHE, translated from the coding sequence GTGCAGTTCGGTCGGTACTACGAGGAGTTCGAGGTCGGTGCGGTCTACAAGCACTGGCCGGGCAAAACGGTCACCGAGTACGACGACCACCTCTTCTGCCTGATCACCATGAACCACCACCCGCTGCACCTGGACGCGCACTACGCCGGGGAGACGACCGACTTCGGCAAGAACGTCGTGGTCGGCAACTACGTCTATTCGCTGCTGCTGGGCATGTCGGTGCCCGACGTTTCCGGCAAGGCCATCGCGAACCTCGAGGTCGAGTCCCTCAAGCACGTCAAGCCGACCTTCCACGGCGACACCATCTACGGCGAGACCGAGGTGCTGGACAAGACGCCGTCGAAGTCCAAGGACGACCGCGGCGTCGTGTACGTCGAGACCCGCGGCTACAAGCAGGACGGCCTGATCGTGTGCACCTTCCGGCGGAAGGTGATGGTGCCGAAGCGCTCCTACGGGGAGACTCGGGGCGGGGAGCAGCCGGGCCGGCCGGTGCCGCACGAATGA
- a CDS encoding DUF2332 domain-containing protein yields MDLDRIKDVLRTFAEVEARGVSPLYEHLALQAAADDDVAGLLSAARDGEVRATLLMATAHRLVQADPIHPLSRYYPSLGGFDGVDSETWPLFRSFLLERADKARALIASRYTQTNEVRRAALLYPGVARAAKEAGGKVSLLEVGCSAGLLLGLDRFGYRYQCDGGEQLTAGPAKAAVGLHCALDLAPGAVAPKLPKKLALLDRAGLDRAPVDLSDEDELAWLEACVWADQPDRIRLLRTAAAEQAKHRPRLIAGDGVDDLASAAASLEGPLVVVTSHALAYFPADRRAAFVSALASLAASRPLWWVSEEFYGAGLDLVLPGRSDLVGNGLATLGVVRWEDGKPEAHALARTAPHGQRMTWLAL; encoded by the coding sequence ATGGACCTGGACCGCATCAAGGACGTACTGCGCACGTTCGCGGAAGTCGAAGCCCGCGGGGTCTCGCCGCTGTACGAGCACCTCGCGCTGCAGGCGGCCGCCGACGACGACGTCGCGGGCCTGCTGTCGGCCGCTCGCGACGGCGAGGTGCGCGCGACCCTGCTGATGGCGACGGCCCACCGGCTGGTGCAGGCCGACCCGATCCACCCGCTCTCGCGCTACTACCCGTCGCTGGGCGGCTTCGACGGCGTCGACTCGGAGACCTGGCCGCTGTTCCGGTCGTTCCTGCTGGAGCGGGCGGACAAGGCCCGTGCGCTGATTGCGTCGCGCTACACGCAGACCAACGAGGTCCGGCGGGCGGCTCTGCTGTACCCGGGCGTGGCGCGGGCGGCGAAGGAAGCGGGCGGCAAGGTTTCCCTGCTGGAAGTCGGCTGCAGCGCGGGACTCCTGCTGGGCCTGGACCGCTTCGGCTACCGCTACCAGTGCGACGGCGGCGAGCAGCTGACGGCGGGCCCGGCGAAGGCCGCGGTCGGGCTGCACTGCGCACTGGACCTCGCCCCGGGAGCGGTGGCGCCGAAGCTGCCGAAGAAGCTCGCGCTGCTCGACCGGGCCGGGCTGGACCGGGCGCCGGTGGACCTCTCGGACGAGGACGAGCTGGCGTGGCTGGAGGCGTGCGTCTGGGCCGACCAGCCGGACCGCATCCGGTTGCTGAGGACGGCGGCGGCCGAGCAGGCGAAGCACCGGCCACGGTTGATCGCCGGCGACGGCGTCGACGACCTCGCTTCGGCGGCTGCGTCGCTGGAGGGGCCCCTGGTCGTGGTGACGAGCCACGCGCTGGCGTACTTCCCGGCCGACCGGCGTGCGGCGTTCGTCTCCGCGCTGGCTTCGCTGGCGGCTTCGCGGCCGCTGTGGTGGGTTTCGGAGGAGTTCTACGGCGCCGGGCTCGACCTGGTGCTGCCGGGCCGCTCGGATCTGGTCGGAAACGGCCTGGCGACACTGGGCGTGGTGCGCTGGGAGGACGGCAAGCCGGAGGCGCACGCGCTGGCCCGGACGGCCCCGCACGGGCAGCGGATGACCTGGCTGGCGCTGTAG
- a CDS encoding metallophosphoesterase family protein produces MPKALVVSDEVDERLWTDAVRAVSVDLVIGAGDLPYDYLAFLASALDAPCVFVPGNHDPDLSGYTRYGGLSMKDGFPTVWPGPAGGINADGRVVDVAGFRFAGLGGSIRYNDGPNQWTQRQQARRARRLVRRARWRRRRDGRDVDVLLTHSPPLDLGDRADPPHRGFACLHRTIEVLRPKWLLHGHIHPHGEPVPDRVVGETRIRNVVGHRIMEFS; encoded by the coding sequence GTGCCGAAAGCGCTGGTGGTCTCCGACGAGGTCGACGAGCGGCTGTGGACCGACGCGGTCCGCGCCGTCTCCGTCGACCTCGTCATCGGCGCCGGCGACCTCCCCTACGACTACCTCGCGTTCCTGGCCAGCGCGCTCGACGCGCCGTGCGTGTTCGTGCCCGGCAACCACGACCCGGACCTGAGCGGCTACACGCGCTACGGCGGGCTGTCCATGAAGGACGGTTTCCCCACGGTCTGGCCGGGCCCGGCGGGCGGCATCAACGCCGACGGCCGGGTCGTCGACGTCGCCGGGTTCCGGTTCGCCGGGCTCGGCGGCTCGATCCGCTACAACGACGGCCCGAACCAGTGGACGCAGCGCCAGCAGGCGCGCCGGGCCCGCCGCCTGGTGCGGCGCGCGCGGTGGCGGCGGCGGCGCGACGGCCGTGACGTCGACGTCCTGCTGACGCACTCGCCGCCGCTGGACCTCGGCGACCGGGCGGACCCGCCGCACCGCGGGTTCGCGTGCCTGCACCGGACGATCGAGGTGCTGCGCCCGAAGTGGTTGCTGCACGGGCACATCCACCCCCACGGCGAGCCGGTGCCGGACCGGGTCGTCGGCGAAACCCGGATCCGCAACGTGGTGGGTCACCGGATCATGGAGTTCTCATGA
- a CDS encoding TetR/AcrR family transcriptional regulator, which translates to MTRDAGPAAPARPLRRDAELNRRRILASAREVFGRRGLEATLDDIAHHAGLGVGTVYRRFPSKEHLVEAMFAERMEEIGDLAEKALKAEDAWQAFVDFTWKSIELHSGDRGLREIMLSNKFGHEHVAEEKARMVPLITQLVERAKAAGGLRADFSPTDIPLLHMMIGSAIEFTSAVEPDLWRRCLGMLLDGLRAQPGKPSELPHPPLDVDEVDEAMSCWRP; encoded by the coding sequence ATGACACGGGACGCAGGTCCCGCCGCACCGGCGCGGCCGCTGCGGCGCGACGCCGAACTCAACCGCCGCCGCATCCTCGCGTCGGCCCGGGAAGTGTTCGGCCGGCGAGGGCTCGAAGCCACGCTGGACGACATCGCCCACCACGCCGGCCTGGGTGTCGGCACGGTCTACCGCCGGTTTCCCAGCAAGGAACACCTGGTCGAGGCCATGTTCGCCGAACGGATGGAAGAGATCGGCGACCTCGCCGAGAAGGCGTTGAAGGCCGAGGACGCGTGGCAGGCGTTCGTCGACTTCACCTGGAAGTCGATCGAGCTCCACTCGGGCGACCGCGGGCTGCGCGAGATCATGCTGTCCAACAAGTTCGGCCACGAGCACGTCGCGGAAGAGAAAGCCCGCATGGTGCCGTTGATCACACAGCTCGTCGAGCGGGCCAAGGCGGCGGGCGGCCTGCGCGCCGACTTCTCCCCGACGGACATCCCCCTGCTGCACATGATGATCGGCTCGGCGATCGAGTTCACGTCCGCGGTGGAGCCGGACCTGTGGCGCCGCTGCCTGGGGATGCTCCTGGACGGGCTGCGCGCGCAGCCGGGCAAGCCCTCCGAGCTGCCGCACCCGCCGCTCGACGTGGACGAAGTCGACGAAGCGATGTCCTGCTGGCGCCCCTGA
- a CDS encoding chromosome partitioning protein ParB, whose translation MKETGFPRADAENDFLRARRGQVLSRLSTWLRREPDDVNIMLPFHEVVEALGYLGEHRIGLRVIKLDSIAGTVDRSRDFDRRFRPTSARVRERWERLALAARRGEEIPPIEVYRVGELHFIIDGHHRVSVALAQGLSTIEAFVTVVRTKLDPSGIRHRGDLIVKDYRRLFLERVPLTGHARASVIVSDPWDYARLGEHVEAWGFRLMQDEGKFCDRASVAQRWFDEEFVPVVGMLRQAGMVGDRTDAEAYMWVAAERYRLIRTHRWDDEVIETLRSRRH comes from the coding sequence ATGAAAGAGACGGGGTTCCCCCGCGCCGACGCGGAGAACGACTTCCTCCGCGCGCGCCGGGGCCAGGTGCTCTCGCGGCTTTCGACGTGGCTGCGCCGCGAGCCCGACGACGTCAACATCATGCTGCCGTTCCACGAGGTGGTGGAGGCGCTCGGCTACCTCGGCGAGCACCGGATCGGGCTGCGGGTGATCAAGCTGGACTCGATCGCCGGCACGGTCGACCGCAGCCGCGACTTCGACCGCCGCTTCCGCCCGACGTCGGCCCGGGTCCGCGAACGCTGGGAGCGCCTGGCGCTGGCCGCGCGCCGGGGCGAGGAGATCCCGCCGATCGAGGTGTACCGCGTCGGCGAACTGCACTTCATCATCGACGGCCACCACCGCGTGTCGGTCGCGCTCGCGCAGGGACTGTCCACAATAGAGGCGTTCGTGACGGTCGTGCGGACCAAGCTGGACCCGAGCGGCATCCGCCACCGCGGCGACCTGATCGTCAAGGACTACCGGCGGCTGTTCCTGGAGCGAGTGCCGCTGACGGGCCACGCGCGGGCGTCGGTGATCGTGTCGGACCCGTGGGACTACGCGAGGCTGGGCGAGCACGTGGAGGCGTGGGGTTTCCGGCTGATGCAGGACGAGGGCAAGTTCTGCGACCGGGCGAGCGTGGCGCAGCGGTGGTTCGACGAGGAGTTCGTGCCGGTGGTGGGCATGCTGCGGCAGGCGGGGATGGTGGGCGACCGGACGGACGCCGAGGCGTACATGTGGGTGGCGGCGGAGCGGTACCGGCTGATCCGGACCCACCGGTGGGACGACGAGGTCATCGAAACGCTCCGCTCCCGCCGGCACTGA
- a CDS encoding MFS transporter, with protein sequence MSESTLAVAPPGDARADDNPNHARRWLILVMIGLAQLMVVLDATVVNIALPSAQVDLGFSNDARQWVVTAYALAFGSLLLLGGRLADLFGRKNTLLVGLAGFAAVSALGGAASNIEMLLIARAAQGVFGALLAPAALSLLTTTFTDPKERARAFGVFGAIGGGGAAVGLLLGGVLTEYLDWRWCMFVNIIFAVAAFVGSSVLLRNQRDAGPRPKLDLPGTVAASAGLFALVYGFANAESDSWSSVSVWGFLTAGVVLLGVFVWLQQRVSHPLLPLRVLLDRNRGGSYLAMFLLAIGMFAIFLFLTFYVQQNLRFTPIESGVGFLPMVATLMLSATTATAVLLPRFGPRPLVPTGMAIAAVGLFWLSGIGLDSTYASGVLGPLLVMGFGIGLAMAPAMSVATFGVEAHDAGVASAAVNTMQQVGGSIGTALLSTLAGNAATSYLAGKVPTPQLAAEAAIESYTTAFTWAAVIFAVGAVLSGLLLRPGVPKGEAAPGAVHM encoded by the coding sequence ATGTCCGAATCCACGCTCGCCGTCGCGCCGCCGGGGGACGCGCGCGCCGACGACAACCCGAACCACGCCAGACGGTGGCTGATCCTGGTGATGATCGGCCTGGCGCAGCTGATGGTGGTGCTGGACGCGACCGTCGTGAACATCGCGCTGCCGTCCGCCCAGGTCGACCTGGGCTTTTCCAACGACGCCCGCCAGTGGGTCGTCACGGCGTACGCGCTCGCGTTCGGCAGCCTGCTGCTGCTCGGCGGCCGCCTCGCCGACCTCTTCGGCCGCAAGAACACGCTGCTCGTCGGCCTGGCCGGCTTCGCCGCCGTCTCCGCTCTCGGCGGCGCGGCGAGCAACATCGAAATGCTGCTGATCGCCCGTGCGGCCCAGGGGGTGTTCGGCGCGCTGCTCGCGCCGGCCGCACTTTCGCTGCTCACCACGACCTTCACCGACCCGAAGGAACGCGCCCGCGCGTTCGGCGTGTTCGGCGCCATCGGCGGTGGCGGCGCGGCGGTCGGGCTGCTGCTCGGCGGGGTGCTCACCGAGTACCTCGACTGGCGCTGGTGCATGTTCGTGAACATCATCTTCGCCGTCGCCGCGTTCGTCGGCAGCTCGGTCCTGCTGCGCAACCAGCGTGACGCCGGCCCGCGGCCGAAGCTCGACCTGCCGGGCACGGTCGCCGCGTCGGCCGGTCTGTTCGCGCTGGTCTACGGCTTCGCGAACGCCGAGTCGGACTCGTGGTCGTCGGTGTCGGTGTGGGGCTTCCTCACGGCCGGCGTCGTGCTGCTGGGCGTGTTCGTGTGGCTGCAACAGCGCGTCTCGCACCCGCTGCTCCCGCTGCGCGTGCTGCTGGACCGCAACCGCGGCGGCTCGTACCTGGCGATGTTCCTGCTGGCCATCGGCATGTTCGCGATCTTCCTGTTCCTGACGTTCTACGTGCAGCAGAACCTTCGCTTCACCCCGATCGAGAGCGGCGTCGGCTTCCTCCCGATGGTCGCGACGCTGATGCTGTCCGCGACGACGGCGACGGCCGTGTTGCTGCCCCGCTTCGGCCCGCGTCCGCTGGTCCCGACCGGCATGGCGATCGCGGCGGTCGGCCTGTTCTGGCTGAGCGGCATCGGCCTCGACAGCACGTACGCGTCCGGCGTGCTCGGCCCGCTGCTGGTGATGGGCTTCGGCATCGGCCTGGCGATGGCGCCGGCGATGAGCGTCGCGACGTTCGGCGTCGAGGCGCACGACGCGGGGGTCGCGTCGGCCGCGGTCAACACGATGCAGCAGGTCGGCGGCTCGATCGGCACGGCGCTGCTGTCGACGCTGGCCGGCAACGCGGCGACGTCCTACCTGGCGGGCAAGGTCCCCACCCCGCAACTGGCGGCCGAAGCGGCGATCGAGAGCTACACGACGGCGTTCACCTGGGCCGCGGTGATCTTCGCGGTCGGCGCGGTGCTCAGCGGCCTGCTGCTGCGCCCGGGCGTCCCGAAGGGCGAAGCCGCTCCCGGCGCCGTGCACATGTGA
- a CDS encoding SigE family RNA polymerase sigma factor, whose amino-acid sequence MSRDLDFSEYFAARVQRFRRVAFALCGDWYAAEDLVQAMFVQLYRRWRRVRPDTVDAYARRILLNLFLTGRRKSGHEYVTAVLPEGESPPGRDTPLRLDVERALSGLTPRQRAMVVLRFLEDLPVTEVASLLGIAEGTVKSQTARGVEALRAALPAPTTEEW is encoded by the coding sequence GTGTCCAGAGACCTCGATTTCAGCGAGTACTTCGCGGCGCGCGTGCAGCGCTTCCGGCGCGTCGCGTTCGCACTCTGCGGTGACTGGTACGCGGCCGAGGACCTGGTCCAGGCCATGTTCGTGCAGCTGTACCGGCGCTGGCGGCGCGTCCGCCCCGACACCGTCGACGCCTACGCGCGCCGCATCCTGCTGAACCTCTTCCTCACCGGGCGCCGGAAGTCCGGGCACGAATACGTGACGGCTGTCCTGCCGGAGGGGGAGTCACCACCCGGCCGGGACACGCCCCTGCGCCTCGACGTCGAGCGCGCTCTTTCCGGGTTGACCCCCCGGCAGCGCGCGATGGTCGTGCTCCGGTTCCTCGAAGACCTCCCGGTGACGGAGGTCGCGTCGCTGCTCGGCATCGCCGAAGGCACGGTCAAGTCCCAGACGGCTCGCGGGGTCGAAGCCCTGCGCGCGGCCCTGCCCGCGCCGACGACGGAGGAGTGGTGA